In a single window of the Anaerotruncus rubiinfantis genome:
- the fabZ gene encoding 3-hydroxyacyl-ACP dehydratase FabZ, protein MPLLNKEQIKQIIPHRDPFLLIDEIEEMETGKRVVAKKFIAPDSFWFAGHFPEHPVTPGVLTIEMLAQAGAVCVLSMPEHRGKIAFFAKIDKAKFRRPVLPGDTVRLEVEMLKLRSSFGVGRAVATVGGEMAAEAEITFALGN, encoded by the coding sequence ATGCCGCTGCTGAATAAAGAACAGATCAAACAGATCATCCCGCACCGCGACCCCTTCCTGCTGATCGACGAGATCGAGGAGATGGAGACTGGCAAGCGGGTGGTCGCGAAGAAATTCATCGCGCCGGATTCGTTCTGGTTTGCGGGCCACTTCCCGGAACATCCGGTGACGCCGGGTGTACTCACCATCGAGATGCTCGCACAGGCCGGCGCGGTCTGTGTGCTGTCGATGCCGGAACACAGAGGGAAGATCGCATTTTTTGCGAAGATCGATAAGGCAAAATTCCGTCGTCCGGTGCTGCCTGGCGACACGGTGCGCCTGGAAGTCGAGATGCTGAAGCTGCGGTCGAGCTTTGGCGTGGGCAGGGCGGTTGCCACCGTCGGCGGCGAAATGGCTGCAGAGGCGGAGATCACCTTCGCGCTTGGGAATTAG
- a CDS encoding acetyl-CoA carboxylase biotin carboxylase subunit produces the protein MFTKVLIANRGEIAVRIIRACREMGLRTVAVCSAADKSALHAQIADECVCIGPAPSKDSYLNMSAILAACEQTGADAIHPGFGFLSENAYFARLCATCGIKFVGPSPESIELLGNKAQAKATMRDAGVPVVPGSDGAVADADEAMQVARRIGFPVMVKASAGGGGRGIRIAHTADALENAFHTARQEAVACFGDGAIYLEKFLVNPRHIEIQVLADERGNVIHLGERDCSVQRRNQKVIEECPSPAPVMNEQLRQRMGEAACRAVKAAGYYNAGTIEFLVDADGEFYFMEMNTRVQVEHPITELVTGVDIVKSQLAIAQGKPLPVAQDEVGMHGCAIECRINAENPAQGFRPSPGTIRALYMPGGPGVRIDSAVYAGYTIPPYYDSMIAKLIVYAPTRPEAIMKMRWALAEFLVEGVDTNIDFQLSLLHNPDFESGKYDIGFLDRLMQKD, from the coding sequence ATGTTTACGAAAGTTCTGATAGCCAACCGCGGGGAGATTGCGGTGCGGATCATCCGCGCCTGCCGGGAAATGGGGCTGCGCACCGTGGCGGTATGTTCGGCCGCGGACAAAAGCGCGCTGCATGCTCAGATCGCGGATGAGTGCGTCTGCATTGGGCCCGCGCCCTCCAAGGACAGCTACCTCAATATGTCCGCGATCCTAGCCGCCTGCGAACAGACCGGCGCGGATGCGATCCATCCCGGTTTCGGCTTTCTCTCGGAGAACGCCTATTTCGCGCGGCTGTGCGCGACCTGCGGCATCAAGTTTGTGGGTCCGAGTCCCGAATCGATCGAGCTTCTGGGCAACAAGGCCCAGGCCAAAGCCACCATGCGGGACGCGGGCGTCCCGGTGGTGCCCGGATCGGACGGCGCGGTCGCGGACGCGGACGAAGCGATGCAGGTCGCGCGGCGGATCGGGTTCCCAGTTATGGTGAAGGCCTCCGCCGGGGGCGGTGGGCGCGGTATCCGCATCGCGCATACGGCGGACGCGCTCGAAAATGCCTTCCATACCGCCCGGCAGGAGGCGGTTGCCTGCTTTGGGGACGGCGCGATCTATCTGGAAAAATTCCTGGTAAATCCGCGCCACATCGAAATCCAGGTGCTGGCCGACGAGCGCGGAAATGTGATCCATCTGGGGGAGCGCGACTGCTCGGTGCAGCGCCGCAACCAGAAGGTGATCGAAGAATGCCCGTCCCCCGCGCCGGTGATGAACGAACAGCTCCGGCAGCGGATGGGCGAAGCGGCCTGCCGCGCCGTCAAGGCCGCGGGCTATTATAACGCGGGCACCATCGAGTTTTTGGTGGATGCGGACGGCGAATTTTATTTCATGGAGATGAACACCCGCGTGCAGGTCGAACACCCGATCACCGAGCTGGTGACCGGGGTGGATATTGTCAAATCCCAGTTGGCCATCGCGCAGGGGAAACCGCTGCCGGTCGCGCAGGATGAGGTCGGCATGCACGGATGCGCGATCGAATGCCGCATCAACGCGGAAAATCCGGCGCAGGGTTTTCGCCCGTCGCCGGGTACCATCCGGGCGCTCTATATGCCGGGCGGGCCGGGCGTGCGGATTGACAGCGCGGTCTACGCGGGCTATACGATTCCGCCGTATTACGATTCGATGATTGCGAAGCTGATCGTCTACGCGCCCACAAGGCCGGAAGCAATCATGAAGATGCGCTGGGCATTGGCGGAATTTTTGGTGGAAGGGGTAGACACGAATATCGACTTCCAGCTTTCGCTTTTGCACAATCCGGATTTTGAAAGCGGAAAGTATGACATCGGGTTTCTGGACCGCTTGATGCAGAAAGATTAA
- the accB gene encoding acetyl-CoA carboxylase biotin carboxyl carrier protein has product MSKEFSVEQIQALMKSVSENHIGELQFETEGVKLKIKNWMMAPSAGEGSQPAAVLAAPAAAPVAVAVAQAGEPSLEKSAEAPKVITSPLVGTFYAASGPDKEPYVKVGSAVKAGEIVFIVESMKVMNEIPADQSGTVVEILVADGAPVEYGQPVLRLE; this is encoded by the coding sequence ATGTCGAAGGAATTTTCAGTCGAACAGATCCAGGCGCTGATGAAAAGTGTCTCGGAGAACCACATTGGGGAACTGCAGTTCGAGACCGAAGGCGTCAAACTGAAGATCAAAAACTGGATGATGGCCCCGTCTGCGGGCGAGGGAAGCCAGCCCGCGGCGGTTTTGGCGGCGCCCGCAGCAGCTCCGGTCGCGGTGGCGGTAGCGCAGGCAGGGGAGCCCTCCCTGGAGAAATCCGCTGAGGCGCCGAAGGTGATCACCTCCCCGCTGGTCGGCACCTTCTATGCGGCGAGCGGCCCCGATAAGGAACCGTATGTCAAGGTGGGCTCCGCCGTCAAGGCGGGGGAAATTGTCTTTATCGTCGAATCGATGAAGGTGATGAACGAAATCCCGGCCGACCAGTCCGGCACGGTCGTGGAAATCCTTGTCGCGGATGGCGCGCCGGTCGAATACGGCCAGCCGGTCCTGCGGCTCGAATGA